The Dehalococcoidia bacterium region CTGCGGCTCCGCCTCAATTGGTTGGGGCGGCGGCACGCGAACCTCTACGTCGTCGCCTGCTTCGACGAGCAGCGACGGTCTGGCGGAACGTCCGTTCACCGTCACTTCCAGCTCGCGAATGAGACGCTGGGCCTGCGAGCGGGAAACGCCGGGGCAGTGACGGGCAACGAAGACATCGAGGCGCTCGCCTCCGCCCTCTGCGACGATGCGAAAGACGCGCTCCTTCAAGCTCCCTTCTTCCGCTGCCATACCGTCTCGTTGAAGACGAAGAAGACTACTATGGTGCTTACGCCGATGACGATAGCCGAATCAGCTACGTTGAACGCAGGCCAGCAACGAAAATCGATGAAGTCGGTCACTTCGCCCAGGCGGATGCGGTCCGTCAGGTTGCCGATGGCCCCTCCCAGTTGCAGGCCGAGGGCGGTGCGCAGTAGCCCGTGCTCCATCGGCGGGTATAGGTAGTACAGGAGGATCGCCCCGAGGCCGAGGAGCGTGGTCGCTGTGAGGAAGAGGGTCTGACCCTGCAGAATACCGAAGGCGGCGCCGCTGTTTGCGACGTGGACGATGCGCACGAACCCCTCATCGGGATAGGCCTCCCCCAGGGCGAGGTTGGCGCGCACGATTGCCTTCGTGAGCTGGTCAAGGGCGAAGACGGCTCCCACGACGAGAAAGAAGAGGGCGTCGCGGCGCAACCGCAGCCAGGGCCGGCTCCGC contains the following coding sequences:
- the lspA gene encoding signal peptidase II; translated protein: MTTESGGSVERSRPWLRLRRDALFFLVVGAVFALDQLTKAIVRANLALGEAYPDEGFVRIVHVANSGAAFGILQGQTLFLTATTLLGLGAILLYYLYPPMEHGLLRTALGLQLGGAIGNLTDRIRLGEVTDFIDFRCWPAFNVADSAIVIGVSTIVVFFVFNETVWQRKKGA